From a single Micromonospora carbonacea genomic region:
- the xylB gene encoding xylulokinase → MPLVAGFDSSTQSCKLVIRDAETGALVRSGRAAHPAGTEVDPAAWWAALEAAVAQAGGLADVAAVSVAGQQHGMVCLDESGEVVRPALLWNDTRSAGAAADLLEEAGGGEAGGRFWADAVGVVPVASFTATKLRWLARHEPANADRVTAVCLPHDWLTWRLAGAPGLDALRTDRSDASGTGYWSPATGEYRFDLLERAFGRRLEVPVVLGPTQTAGAVDPAALAAGGGPGGALLGPGAGDNAAAAFGVGARPGDVVVSIGTSGTVFSVADAPTADPTGTVAGFADVTGRYLPLVCTLNAARVLDAAATLLGVDLDALSDLALSAPPGADGLVMVPYLEGERTPNRPSATGAVHGLTLRTSTPAHLARAAVEGMLCALADGLDALTAQGCRAERVILVGGGARSAAVRRIAPQVFGRPVVVPPPGEYVADGAARQAAWLALGGQDAPDWSPAGTQEYAADGVAAVRERYAAARDRVLDRPA, encoded by the coding sequence ATGCCCCTGGTCGCCGGGTTCGACTCGTCCACCCAGTCCTGCAAGCTGGTGATCCGCGACGCGGAGACCGGAGCGCTGGTGCGCTCGGGCCGTGCCGCCCATCCCGCCGGCACCGAGGTCGACCCGGCGGCCTGGTGGGCGGCCCTGGAGGCCGCCGTGGCGCAGGCCGGCGGCTTGGCCGACGTCGCGGCCGTCTCCGTCGCCGGCCAGCAGCACGGCATGGTCTGCCTCGACGAGTCGGGCGAGGTGGTCCGCCCGGCGCTGCTGTGGAACGACACCCGCTCCGCCGGTGCCGCCGCCGACCTGCTCGAGGAGGCCGGCGGCGGCGAGGCCGGCGGACGGTTCTGGGCCGACGCCGTCGGCGTCGTTCCGGTGGCCAGCTTCACCGCCACCAAGCTGCGCTGGCTGGCCCGGCACGAGCCGGCCAACGCCGACCGGGTCACCGCCGTCTGCCTGCCGCACGACTGGCTGACCTGGCGGCTGGCCGGCGCGCCCGGCCTGGACGCGCTGCGCACCGACCGCAGCGACGCCAGCGGCACCGGCTACTGGTCCCCGGCCACCGGCGAGTACCGGTTCGACCTGCTCGAACGCGCCTTCGGCCGGCGGCTGGAGGTGCCCGTCGTGCTCGGGCCGACCCAGACCGCCGGGGCCGTCGACCCGGCGGCGCTCGCCGCCGGCGGGGGGCCCGGCGGGGCGCTGCTCGGCCCGGGGGCCGGCGACAACGCGGCCGCCGCGTTCGGCGTCGGGGCCCGCCCCGGCGACGTGGTCGTCTCCATCGGCACCTCCGGCACCGTGTTCAGCGTCGCCGACGCGCCGACGGCCGACCCGACCGGCACCGTCGCCGGCTTCGCCGACGTGACCGGCCGCTATCTCCCGCTGGTCTGCACGCTCAACGCGGCCCGGGTGCTCGATGCGGCGGCCACCCTGCTCGGGGTCGACCTCGACGCCCTGTCCGACCTGGCGCTGTCCGCCCCGCCCGGCGCGGACGGCCTGGTGATGGTCCCCTACCTGGAGGGGGAGCGGACCCCGAACCGGCCGTCGGCCACCGGGGCGGTGCACGGGCTCACCCTGCGCACCTCCACCCCGGCGCACCTGGCCCGCGCGGCGGTCGAGGGGATGCTCTGCGCGCTCGCCGACGGCCTCGACGCGCTGACCGCGCAGGGCTGCCGGGCCGAGCGGGTGATCCTGGTCGGCGGCGGGGCCCGGTCGGCGGCGGTGCGCCGCATCGCGCCGCAGGTCTTCGGCCGCCCGGTGGTCGTGCCGCCGCCGGGGGAGTACGTCGCCGACGGGGCGGCCCGCCAGGCCGCCTGGCTCGCCCTGGGCGGGCAGGACGCGCCCGATTGGTCGCCGGCCGGCACGCAGGAGTACGCGGCCGACGGCGTCGCGGCCGTCCGCGAGCGGTACGCGGCGGCCCGCGACCGGGTGCTCGACCGCCCCGCCTGA
- a CDS encoding MFS transporter: protein MTGRSVVRRRGWGGGAAHRSYSVLVFVLLASLDNVAIGLVPPLYGPISGSFDVSQRLLGLVTAVSFLVSAVAAVGWAYVGDRTDRKPLLMVGTLVWAAGTGGSALAQGYPAFLAAQLVAAVGLGAVGSVGYSVVTDLISPRRRGLVMSFWGLSQGVGTLAGTLVGGLLGAADWRRPFWLLTVVGLAATAAYLFTYDIRRGQSEPELSGALAGGAEYDYRITRADLPGILARRTNRWLVLQGLTAQAAFGSLVWLPVLFAQRAQAQGYSAATAVVVGSVFATLFQLGGVLSIVGGLVGDAVQRRTPRGRALVAAVGILAALPFYLVLFFVPLRIDVPDGGSTGAVAGAVLASVVTEPTVGLSLLTAVLALALTSANSPNWFALIADVNPPEHRGTVYSLGNLVNGIGRAAGNGLVGVAFHALRAAFPPPLNYAVGLAVFQLFFVPTGVMYWLASRTSPRDIDEVRTLLHERAERL, encoded by the coding sequence GTGACGGGTCGGTCGGTGGTACGGCGGCGGGGCTGGGGCGGCGGCGCGGCGCACCGGTCGTACAGCGTGCTGGTGTTCGTGCTGCTCGCCTCGCTGGACAACGTGGCGATCGGCCTCGTCCCGCCGCTGTACGGCCCGATCTCCGGTTCGTTCGACGTGTCCCAGCGCCTGCTCGGGCTGGTCACCGCCGTCAGCTTCCTGGTCAGCGCGGTGGCCGCCGTGGGCTGGGCGTACGTCGGCGACCGCACCGACCGCAAGCCGCTGCTCATGGTCGGCACCCTCGTCTGGGCGGCCGGCACCGGCGGCAGCGCGCTGGCGCAGGGCTACCCGGCGTTCCTGGCCGCCCAGCTCGTCGCGGCGGTCGGCCTCGGCGCGGTCGGTTCGGTCGGCTACTCGGTGGTCACCGACCTGATCTCGCCGCGCCGCCGGGGGCTGGTGATGAGCTTCTGGGGGCTGTCCCAGGGCGTCGGCACCCTGGCGGGAACGCTGGTCGGCGGCCTGCTCGGGGCCGCCGACTGGCGGCGGCCGTTCTGGCTGCTCACCGTGGTCGGCCTGGCGGCGACGGCGGCGTACCTGTTCACCTACGACATCCGGCGCGGGCAGAGCGAGCCCGAGCTGTCCGGCGCGCTGGCCGGCGGCGCGGAGTACGACTACCGGATCACCCGCGCCGACCTGCCGGGCATCCTGGCCCGGCGCACCAACCGCTGGCTGGTCCTGCAGGGGCTGACCGCCCAGGCGGCCTTCGGGTCGCTGGTCTGGCTGCCGGTGCTGTTCGCCCAGCGGGCCCAGGCCCAGGGCTACTCGGCGGCCACCGCCGTCGTCGTCGGCAGCGTCTTCGCCACCCTGTTCCAGCTCGGCGGGGTGCTTTCCATCGTCGGCGGGCTGGTGGGCGACGCCGTGCAGCGGCGTACCCCCCGGGGCCGGGCGCTGGTCGCGGCGGTGGGCATCCTCGCGGCGCTACCGTTCTACCTGGTCTTGTTCTTCGTGCCGTTGCGCATCGACGTGCCCGACGGCGGCTCCACCGGCGCGGTGGCCGGCGCGGTCCTGGCGAGCGTCGTCACCGAGCCGACGGTCGGGCTGAGCCTGCTCACCGCCGTGCTCGCGCTGGCGCTGACGTCGGCGAACTCGCCGAACTGGTTCGCCCTGATCGCCGACGTCAACCCGCCCGAGCACCGGGGCACCGTCTACAGCCTCGGCAACCTGGTCAACGGGATCGGCCGGGCGGCCGGCAACGGGCTGGTCGGGGTGGCCTTCCACGCACTGCGGGCGGCGTTCCCGCCGCCACTGAACTACGCCGTCGGGCTGGCCGTGTTCCAGCTCTTCTTCGTGCCGACCGGCGTCATGTACTGGCTGGCCTCCCGCACCTCGCCGCGCGACATCGACGAGGTGCGGACCCTGCTGCACGAGCGCGCCGAACGTCTGTAG